From the Butyrivibrio fibrisolvens genome, the window CTATCTTGGACATTATGAGGTAGTTGGGTATGGCTGTTACCTGGGTTGAAAACATAAGGGCTGTAACTATGATCCAGAAGATCACCTTCTGTCCTGGGAACTTATACTTGGCAAGGGCATATGCACAAAGACTTGCTATTATAAGATGCCCGAAGGTTCCTACCAATGTTATAAAAACTGTGTTAAAGGTATATCTTGCAAATGGAACCCATGATCCGCTCATAAGGACAAATACATCATGGAAATTGTCCAGTGTAGGATTTCTTACGAAAAATCTTGGAGGGAATATGAACAGCTCTTCCAAAGGCTTTAAAGAATTGCTGATCGCAAGTACAAGTGGCAGCGCCATGAATGATCCAAGTATTACAAGAAGCGCTATGCTGAAAACATCTCCCACCAGTGAATGGCTCTGTTTTGCTCTTTTTTTGTGTTTAAAAGGATTAAATGCCATTTATTTACCGACCTTCCTTAATAAAACCTGTACAAGTTTATTGCATAAGATCATTACCATGAACAAAAGAGTAGCTATTGCTGAAGCGTATCCCATCTCAAATCTGACGGTACCATAGTCGATAAGATGTGATACAACAGTGTGCGCCGCGTAGTTAACACTTGGGAACCCTGCAAGGGCTGCCAGCTGGTCATGTATTGCAAATGAGCTTGTGATCGTCATTACCGCGCCGAACATGAGCTGTTCTTTCATCGCCGGAAGTGTTATATACCAAAGCTCCTGGAATCTGTTCCTTATACCATCCATGTAGCCTGCTTCATACAAGGTCCTGTCTACGTTCTGAAGACCTGCTATGAATGATAGGAAGCCTGTTCCCATACTCATCCAGAGGATTACGATTATGAGGATCGGCATTATGTATTTCTCATCTTCAAACCAGAGTATTGGCGAATAGGTTATACCAAGTTTCATGAGCCATGCATTGGCCATTCCGTAGGTATCACTGGAAAAGATATATCTCCAGACGATAAATGCCTGACCTGAAATAGTCGGAGCATAGAATACAAGCGTCATGAAAGCTCTTATGACAGGCTTTTTGATATCATTGATCATCCATGCTATGAACAGGGCCATGAAATAGCCTATAGGACCTGTTATGGTTGCAAACAGGAAGGTATTTTTAACCGCCTTTAGGAATATCTCATCTGCAAAGAACAGGTCTATATAGTTCTTCCAACCGATAAATCTGGGACTTTCAAGTACATTGAAGTATGTAAAGCTAAGTCCCATGGACGTGCATACCGGAATCAGGTAGAATGCCAGAAAGAGGATGCAATACGGTCCTATAAACAGATATGCGGTTTTACTTTTTTTCATGCTCTTTAGGAGCAGTTTTAGCCTTATTTTCAGATATTTTAGTATCATCTCAACCTCATGTTACGACTGTAAGGAGTAAAATCAGAGATCTACTCCCTCGCCCTTAGCGGCAGTCCGAATTCCTGTCTCTTTGCATCTATCTCTGAATTGATGGTCTTTACAATATCCTGAAGTGTTTCCCTTGGATCTTCATTGTTGTTATAAACTGTGTAGAAAGCGTTCTTGATATTTCTTTCTGTATAGTAGCTTCCGGGGATCTCAGGAATAGCCTTGACTTCCTGCATCTGCATCATAAGCTGTGCATAGTCCTTTGAAGACCATGGAAGATTTGAAAGAGCTTCAAGGTTTGCAGTTGCTACTCTTCCTGATACACCAAGGACTGATTCGATCTCATTGCCGTATTCTGACTGAGTCTCGCTGCTCATCCACCACTTAAGGAATTCCCATGCTTCTTCTTTCTGATCACTTGTTTCCATGATTATGGACGCGGTCTCCCAGGATGAAACGCTTCTGTCGAGCCTTGTTGATGTTACATTGCCGTCTGAATCATAGGTACTTACTTCATAACCAGGAACAACTGTGAATCCCCAAAGTCCTCTTATCTCAGGTGCAAATACTGACAGATAGTTATAATTGGTATAGTCTCCTATTGCCAGCGGCATCTCACCAGTTCTGAATCTGTTGGCAAAATCGAAGGTTACCGGCATTCCATAATTTACATAGTTGCCTGACCACTGCTTGAAGGCATCTACAGCTTCCTCAGAATTTAATCCACTTGCTGTTCCATCTTCTGTGTAGTAGCTTCCCTGATGCTGGTACAGGAACATTGCAAATGTGGTGTAATCAGGGAATATTCCAACGTTCATGTTATTTTTCTGGATTACGGAAAGTACCTCGTAGAACTCATCCCAGGTATTTGGAATGGAAAGCCCAAGTTCTTTTAATATGTCTGCCCTGTAGAACATTACATGGAAAGACATGGTCTGAGGAAGGGCGTATACACCGCCTTCAAAGGTGAACTGCTCAAAGGCACACTCGTGAAACCATTCCTTAACCTCTTCAAAATCCTCAAACTGGGTCAGATCAGCTACCGCATTTCGTAGTGCATAGTTAATTGGCTCCTTACCTGCAACGCCAAGTGCGACATCAGGGCCTCTTCCTGCAAGAGTTGCAGATAACAGGACATCTTTGTTAACAAGTTTGATGTTTACTGGGATCTGAGTGTCAGGAACGAAGTAGTTATCAGCAAGCTGCTTGATGATAGTAGCCTGGTCTCGTCCGCCTCCTGTCATGCTTGTTACATTCGAGCCATCTGCAAGGATCCATACTTCCAGGCTGTCTTCGCCGTATACTTCGCCAATGCTGTCATAATCTTCCACGAAGCTTGCCATGAACTTTCTGAATTCATGGAAGAGCTTTTGGAAAAATCCTGCTTCGGCCTTAGGAAGGGCCACTTCTTTGCTGCAAAGAAGTAGATAATCTACCTCCAGTGGCTGCTCCTTCATAGATAATTCCCATGAACCAAGGGATACGATGTTGTCCTTAAATGCTGACCACTGCTTTGCTATGGTTCTTGGATCATTTATCATTTTTTCAAGCTGGTTCTGAAGATTATCTATTGTGGCAAAAGAACTGCTTGAAAGTCCGCTGGTATATGAAGTCAGAAGTTCTCTGATCTCTTTTATCTCTTCATACTGATCAGCAAGTATCTGCAATGCTTCAGGGGCCTTTTGCTCCAGCTGATAATCTCTCATGGTATCTGCAGATGAACCTATTATCATAAGGAGCTGTCTGTAGCATCTGTTAAGCTCTCCTATGCAGCTGTCAGTCCTTCTTATGATCTCTGATAATTCATTTCCAAGAGTAATCTCCAGCTTTATCTCATGCTTTCCTTTTTCAAGGTAGAACATGTAGGGGTTATCTGTATCAGCATTGGCCATGGGAGAAAGTCTTTTGAGCTGCCAGTCATTGTTGTATAAGAACTTCAGTTCTGCAGCTTCCTTAAATGGAACTTCTCCGTCAATAGAAAGGCTTCTTATTACTGTTACACCTGTGTTGATATTCTGCCTGTATCTAAATGCCAGGGTATAATAGCCATTTTCTGGTACGTCAATTTCCCAGCTAATCCACTGACCGACCTTCTTCCAGTTATTTCCGCCTATTTCATTGAGCCTTGTTTTACTAGGGCTATAGGGTTCTGATAAAGGAGAGGTCCTGTCTGATATGGGATATAAGGTGGAATCAGACTTGTATACTGCATCTTCTCCTTGTACCTTGATCATGACATCGGCGCCAGCATTATTATCGTTTCCATTAATACTTAGATAATCAGTATACGAAGGAATTACCGGTGCCTGCTTCAAAGTTACCTTCCCGATCTTCATCGGTTCTTTGGTTGATTCAAAAGTCAGAGTATTGGTTCCCTTTTTAAAGTAGAAATAAAAGGGGTCTTCATAATAACCGTCGCTGTCTTTGATATAGCTTTGAAGCCATGTATAACACTCTGCCTGCTTAGGTCTTACATCGTTATCTCTGGAGTCTCTTTCTATATCTTCTGCATCTGACCAGATTCTTGATAATTCGATGTAGCCGGCGTTTTCAAAAGGAATCTCTCCATTTACATAGATGATCCTCTCTATTGTGTTGTTTTTTCCTTTGGTCGGGTAATAATCTAAAAGAATGTTGTAAAAGCCTTCGCTTTGAACCTCGAATTCATAAGTGACGTTTCCTTCTTCCAAAGTACAAAGGCCGTCATCTTCTAAATAGAAGCCATCATCTGCTTCAAGGAAGTTTTTTCCGTCTATGACAACTTCTTCATCAGGATATGCGGCACCATTTTGAAGATGGTCTTTTATATAGGATTCGTAATCTATTGTTTCATGAATAGTACTAAGAAGATCATCACTGCTTCCTACTGATACATTTTCATTATCATCCGCTCTGGCTGTGATCCCGGATAGCGATAAGATAACGCTTGTTGTCAATAATGAAGCGATTATTCTTTTACTATTATTAGTTGCCATCGGCTAATCCTCTTTCCTGGTAAGCGATCTTCATGCTGTTATCATCCATAAATCTGATATCCAAAAACAGATATGAGGACTCTGAGAGTTTCTTGCTATTCCATCTGTCGCCAAGGTATATGTACCTTTCAGCTCCTGTATCGTCTATGCATGCATTAAATACGCATGTGCTCTGGGATTCAAAGGTTGTGTGATTAAAGTCGAAGATACAGGGATCTCCCATGTTCTTCCACTCTCCCATCACTGAATCTGCCATGTAATATCTGGCCTGATTGGGCGCCCATCCTGTGCAACCGGATGTGATTAGGTAATATTTATCTTTTCTTTTAAATAAAGCCGGCGCTTCTCTTTGTGCCCCCGGGAACAGTCTTATAAAATCTGTTCCGTATACTGCATCCTTTGGTTCTGTCGCAAGATATGTATACTCATCGTTTAGTTTTGATATATATAGTGTGAGGTTTTCTTCACTTGAATAGATGATGTATGCCGTGTCATCGTCATCTATAAAGAGATTCATGTCCCTTGCCATTCCCCTGCTTTTTGGGAAAAAAACTTCCTGGTCATCAGGACATACGTTAAGTCTGTATCTGTCGATGAACTTTAAGGGTCCAAATGGGGAACTGCTTACTGCAACGCCTGCTGATGCAGCTGCATATGAAGAATTGCTCTCTTTTGTAGGTCCGTCTGCATGGAACCACAGAACGTACATGCCTGTTTTCCGGTTATATATGAGCTTTGGCCTTTCTATGATGGCAGTTGTTGAATTTATGCATTCATAGATATGATCCAGCTCTTCTGCATTTTTTCCTTCATAGAGTTTTGTAAAATAGGGATCGGTATCAAGAGCTTCTCTTGATGTAATATTCCTCATTATGATGCCTTCATATTTCCAGTTAAGAAGATCATCTGAGCTATAGGCTCTAATACCGCCATGGGCGCCGTTTGTTTTATCTTCTCCAACCCAGATCCATTTAGTAACAGTACTCCCAGCCTCTTCATCAAAAAAAGACATCCTCTGGATCTGACCACCATGGGCCTGAATGTGACGTCCATCTGTATCTAAATATGTTTTGCCATTTGGAATATCTTTATAGAACATAAACTTGATCCCCCAGTGATATTATAGAACTCCCCTTTACAGCAATATTCTACAAAAAGGGTCACGTGTTTAGTATGCAATATCTTTGAATGATGCTTGTATATTTATGGGTTATTTTTAGACGGGGATTTCTTTAGAAATGGAATCTGAATGTATTTTTTTACGTTTTATAAAATATATACATTCCCATTATTGATAATATGGAATATTTGCAGATTTTGATTAATATTTTTCAT encodes:
- a CDS encoding carbohydrate ABC transporter permease, whose protein sequence is MAFNPFKHKKRAKQSHSLVGDVFSIALLVILGSFMALPLVLAISNSLKPLEELFIFPPRFFVRNPTLDNFHDVFVLMSGSWVPFARYTFNTVFITLVGTFGHLIIASLCAYALAKYKFPGQKVIFWIIVTALMFSTQVTAIPNYLIMSKIGWLDSYASLIVPAIAKPLGLFLMKQFMEQLPDSLLEAARIDGASEFKVFWKIAMPQVKPAWLTLIIFCFQDLWNLQGSNYIFSEELKTLPYALSQISAAGIARSGATAAVAVIMMIVPIAIFIASQSNIIETMASSGIKE
- a CDS encoding sugar ABC transporter permease; this encodes MKKSKTAYLFIGPYCILFLAFYLIPVCTSMGLSFTYFNVLESPRFIGWKNYIDLFFADEIFLKAVKNTFLFATITGPIGYFMALFIAWMINDIKKPVIRAFMTLVFYAPTISGQAFIVWRYIFSSDTYGMANAWLMKLGITYSPILWFEDEKYIMPILIIVILWMSMGTGFLSFIAGLQNVDRTLYEAGYMDGIRNRFQELWYITLPAMKEQLMFGAVMTITSSFAIHDQLAALAGFPSVNYAAHTVVSHLIDYGTVRFEMGYASAIATLLFMVMILCNKLVQVLLRKVGK
- a CDS encoding extracellular solute-binding protein, with the translated sequence MATNNSKRIIASLLTTSVILSLSGITARADDNENVSVGSSDDLLSTIHETIDYESYIKDHLQNGAAYPDEEVVIDGKNFLEADDGFYLEDDGLCTLEEGNVTYEFEVQSEGFYNILLDYYPTKGKNNTIERIIYVNGEIPFENAGYIELSRIWSDAEDIERDSRDNDVRPKQAECYTWLQSYIKDSDGYYEDPFYFYFKKGTNTLTFESTKEPMKIGKVTLKQAPVIPSYTDYLSINGNDNNAGADVMIKVQGEDAVYKSDSTLYPISDRTSPLSEPYSPSKTRLNEIGGNNWKKVGQWISWEIDVPENGYYTLAFRYRQNINTGVTVIRSLSIDGEVPFKEAAELKFLYNNDWQLKRLSPMANADTDNPYMFYLEKGKHEIKLEITLGNELSEIIRRTDSCIGELNRCYRQLLMIIGSSADTMRDYQLEQKAPEALQILADQYEEIKEIRELLTSYTSGLSSSSFATIDNLQNQLEKMINDPRTIAKQWSAFKDNIVSLGSWELSMKEQPLEVDYLLLCSKEVALPKAEAGFFQKLFHEFRKFMASFVEDYDSIGEVYGEDSLEVWILADGSNVTSMTGGGRDQATIIKQLADNYFVPDTQIPVNIKLVNKDVLLSATLAGRGPDVALGVAGKEPINYALRNAVADLTQFEDFEEVKEWFHECAFEQFTFEGGVYALPQTMSFHVMFYRADILKELGLSIPNTWDEFYEVLSVIQKNNMNVGIFPDYTTFAMFLYQHQGSYYTEDGTASGLNSEEAVDAFKQWSGNYVNYGMPVTFDFANRFRTGEMPLAIGDYTNYNYLSVFAPEIRGLWGFTVVPGYEVSTYDSDGNVTSTRLDRSVSSWETASIIMETSDQKEEAWEFLKWWMSSETQSEYGNEIESVLGVSGRVATANLEALSNLPWSSKDYAQLMMQMQEVKAIPEIPGSYYTERNIKNAFYTVYNNNEDPRETLQDIVKTINSEIDAKRQEFGLPLRARE
- a CDS encoding glycoside hydrolase family 43 protein; amino-acid sequence: MFYKDIPNGKTYLDTDGRHIQAHGGQIQRMSFFDEEAGSTVTKWIWVGEDKTNGAHGGIRAYSSDDLLNWKYEGIIMRNITSREALDTDPYFTKLYEGKNAEELDHIYECINSTTAIIERPKLIYNRKTGMYVLWFHADGPTKESNSSYAAASAGVAVSSSPFGPLKFIDRYRLNVCPDDQEVFFPKSRGMARDMNLFIDDDDTAYIIYSSEENLTLYISKLNDEYTYLATEPKDAVYGTDFIRLFPGAQREAPALFKRKDKYYLITSGCTGWAPNQARYYMADSVMGEWKNMGDPCIFDFNHTTFESQSTCVFNACIDDTGAERYIYLGDRWNSKKLSESSYLFLDIRFMDDNSMKIAYQERGLADGN